The Brevibacillus choshinensis genome includes the window ATCCAGGGCAACTGTCAGTAGATCGTTGGCAACTCCAGTGCCCCGCGTTTCTTTTAAGGCGTACATCTTTTGCAATTCACAGATAGCTGGCCAGCCATGGATCGGCCCAATACCGCATCCAGCTACAATTTTATCGTTGTCTTCAACCACCCAATATTTAGAACCCTCAGATTGATACAAATGATAGAAATGTCCCAAGTTCGGATCAGACCAGGCCGTTCCTGGCTTATTCGCCCCGAATTCTATCAAACAAGTTCGAATAACGGCCTCCACTTGTTTGTTATCTTTTTCCTCGATTTCTCTGATGATCATGCGACAACCTCCTCTGCCTTGAATCCTGCTAGCGTTTCGGTTAAGAAGGTTACCATTTTCACCAAGCGTAGTCAAGATTTAGTCCAATTCTATTGTTCTTCATCGACTGGATTCCGTAATAAAGCTCCGTACAAGGATCTAACAGCTTTGCCAATATGGATAATGTTGGTGTAGGATAGGAAAGGAAAAGGGAACATTTGTTCGATTCTGGACAAATCAATCTGCCAACTTGGATGAAGAAGGAAAAGGGTGAGAATCATGACATCAACCATAAACATACCCAGACTGGGAGTCGGTGCAGTGATCCTAAACAGTCGTAATGAGATTTTGCTGGTACTACGAAACAGAAATCCAGAGAAAGGTACGTGGAGCATTCCTGGTGGAAAAGTGGATCCGTACGAGCAGCTGGAAGTTCATTAATTGCTAAACTAAAAGTATCTCGTAGCATGACGATTCGCTGTGACTTGGTTTTTGTCTTTGTTAGAAATACTGAATCATCCGTATAGTTAACTTCACTAACCTTTAAATTTAACATCTCGGAAATTCTCATGCCCGTTGAAAGTAAGAGCGAGAAGAGAAGTACATACCTTTTTAATTCTTTGCTGTGCTTGATCAGGCTTTGAAGTAATAGAAGGATTTCACGCCTACTAAGGATTCGTTGAGGCCTTTTCTGAGTGCGCTACGCTTTTGGATCGAAAGTCATTTCTTTAATCAGATCAGGAAAATCGTACCTTCTGTGAAGATATTTTGTAAAGCTGCTGATTGCGTTTTTTGATTCTCGAAGCCAGCTGTATCCTATATCTATGTGATCAGTAAGGTACTTATCTAGCAAATAAGCATCAATAGGTTTGTAACAGACAAATGCCCCTGACCGACTATGGATTCGATACATTCTCTCATAATGGAGATCTTCCACCTTAGTGTTAGTTAGATTGGAAAGGTACCGGGTAAATTCGTCTAGAAACTTGCGGTAGCTCTGTTTAGTTGAATCTCCAGAAGTCAAACTCCTATTTGGCTTAGCAGGTCAACCACTTGGAGCCAAAGCTCTTAATCGTCTTACGAACAGCATCTCCTTCGATTTAGGTTGGACAAATGATCAACGGGTGACTCCTCATGGTTATAGAGCCACTATTAGTACGATGCTAAGTGAGCGGGGAGTAGGTCTGACAGCCATTAAATTTCTGTTAGGGCACTCAGATCAAGATAATTTACAATTCTATATACGACGTTATGGACGTCATATCCGGTTGCTCCACAGGGAATTGACAAGAATTGAGGAGGAGTTGTCCCAAGAATCTCTCGATATTCCAGGTGCGCAAGAATCACATTCATCAGGGGAACCAGAGGAGAAAAAAACAGATGGGAAGAGCCTTCTGCTTCCAAAGGAAATATTGTTGAAGTTACTCGAAGCAGATCTAGAACTTGCTGTTATTATGATTCAAAGAGGATTAGCTCATATGTAATCGGAAAGAGAAGAGGGTAGAGTTTTCATACACTAAGATTCTAGCTCAACGAGCAAAAAGACAATCAAGCAGCAAAGAAGTAGATATAGTAATTTTATGGTTACTTGAACAGCAGTGAATGGAGAAAGACCTTAATCTGTAATGCAGCAGAGAGTGGAGGTGTGTAGATGAAAATTAGTTCAAATTGTATATGCGTAGAGAGAAGGCAAACGAAAAAGTATGTGAATACAGAAAAGTTGAATTAAATTTTTGGATGAACAACAAACCACATAATGAAGAACAAAAATTAAATATCAACACATCAAATTTAATTTAATTAAATATCAGTTCATAAAATTGCTATTTCATGAACTGAAAGCAAAGATGAAAAACCTCCTCTCTATCGAGATACCACTTATAGAGAGGAGGTTTATTCCTTTACACGTCAAATCGCAGAGATTCAATCGCTTGCTTCTTTTGTTCCAGGTCCACATGTGTGTAGATAGACGTAGTCGCTAAGCTTTCATGGCCAAGAAGTTCCTGCAACGAACGGATATCCACTTTGGAAGTCGCATTTTGGGAGCGTAACAACAGCGTCGCAAACGTATGCCTTAGATGATGCAGAGTAAAGCGATGCGGAGGTAAACCTGCAAGCGCAAGGGTTTCTTTAAAGATACGATGCAAGCCCCGCGGATCTAATGATTCGCCAAGATAATTCGTGAATACCGGATCTTTTGGGTGCAACCGATAAGGTTCCACCTGCCCACGATACTTCAGGATCAATGGCAGTACCATCGGGTGAAGAGGGAGGATTCGCTCTTTGTTACCCTTCACATAGATCCGTACAGCACTCCATTCCAAATCAATTTGTTCCCATGTCAAATCAACTAATTCTTGCCGGCGCATGCCGGTTGTCGCCAACAGCTTGAACATCACGTGATTACGCAGCGCGAACTTTCGCTGGTCAGCTTCCAGAAACCGAAAAAGCTGTTGCAGTTCGACTAATTTCGTATAGACTGGCAGTTTTTTATCTGTTTTCGGCGCTTGAATGCCCACCATGAACTCATTGGTGATCCAATGTTCCTTTGAACAAAACCGACAAAACGACTTTAAGCATGAAATACGTCTTTGCAGCGTTCTTGGCCGCGTCTGATGCTCAATTACCTGGTCTTGCACGAAACGCCGAATCGTCGAATTATACACGTGCTGCAGCTCGGTTGTTTCCGTGAACTTTCTGTAAGAATGACTCAAATACATGCAAATCGTACGCGTAACTGCGTATCGTATTGACGGAAACATTCCGCTCAACCTGCATGTAACTCAAAAATTCATCAATCGCTTTTCTGACCTGCAAAATGGATCGTCCTCCTGAAAAATCGATTATAAGGACGCAACCGACATGTATAGACCGTCCATGGAGCTTATTGGAACGGGTCCGAAACTTATCCGGACGCACTTGGTGATTATCAGGAACTTTTAGCAATAAAGTTCCTGATAATCTACATCATCGGAACCAAGACCATTCAGTTATTGGCACGCTTGCCTTTTTAATTAGTTTACATAATATATATTATCGGACTCAAATATAACAGAAGCATTTCTGTAGGGAGTAACTCCTCTAACCGTGACTGACATACAAATGGAACCCATAATACCCAATCAGGAACCTGCACTCAAATTTACTTGCACATAACAATCCTGGTTCATTTTCTATAAATCTACGTCATCTATTATTTGCATCTATCGTTTTACAATTCAGCTCAAACTCAAATCCTACACACAAACTAAGTATGAACGACCCGTAGGATTCAATTAATCATAGGCACAATGAATCCTGGTTACTAAACGCAAACAAAATCCGGTCTAAAACAGTTATTTCAGCTAAATCCTTATCCATCACGTTATGTATGCGCCATTTTCTTATAGAAAATAGAAATGTCCAAAGCTGTCTGCCACTCATCAGTTAAAACACCGCCAAGACGTCAATAATTTAGTATAAATAAAAAAAGTAAAATATTTATAAAAATACTATTTACATTATTTGTATTTTCAATTATATTATAATTAAGATAACTATAACGAAAATTACTGGAGGCCCACCATGACAAAAGTGAAATCCAAACCAAATAATACCACTACGACTCAAAAGAAACGATCCTATGAAGATACATTGAACAACCTGGCCCACTACCTCGAGCGTAAAAAGAAAAAATAAAACGAAAAGAGTGCCAAAGGGCGGCACTCTGCTTCGTCGTGTATGGGGTAGTTCATTACTTTCCCAATTTACCATACCAAGATTACTCTTTCACCCTCGCTTCTCCCCGTGCTCTCAACCATATCTGCTCTACTGTTTCTTCTGCTGATAATTCAGTCGTGTCGATCCACATGCCGATCCTTGGTGTTTCCTCACGTAATTGCCTGTCTAGCTCTGAAACGTCCCATAAACCGTACCCTTTTTTCGCTCGAGCTGCTTCCCGCGTTTCCACTGCCTCCTGAGATGGACAAAGAACGATGACATGCAACGGAGTATTTTGAATTAGGTCTACTGTTTCCTGTAGCATAGCTCCAAGCATAACATCCTGTAGCACGACAGTGAATCCGGCATTAAAGTATGTATCTGCAGCAGCTGCGGCTAGTTTATATCGCAAGCGCAACTGTCTAATCGCCTCGTCTGTCGCGTCTGGAAGCGTTTCCTCCCTCCAGCTTACAATCATCCTCCTGAATACATCCCCTCGTAAATGAACACTTTTTTCGAATTTTTCTGCTAGAAGCTGAGCGACTGTAGACTTTCCCGAAGCCATAATACCGGTAATGAGATAAATACCTCTTTGTTCAAGTGTTTGCATGGTTTACGTACCTTTCCTTCTTCTTTGTAGACCACTGTGCCGTACGTATTAATCCGCCTGCAATGACAGGAATTTGAGTTCGTATCGTGATTTCCTCGATCAGATGAGGTACAGATGCTATATACATACGAATCCTTTTTTCTTCGCAGCAGCCAATATGATACTGTTTCTCGTAGCAATGATTCCTTCTGGTTTGACTTCCTGGGCCAAATAATCGA containing:
- a CDS encoding AAA family ATPase; protein product: MQTLEQRGIYLITGIMASGKSTVAQLLAEKFEKSVHLRGDVFRRMIVSWREETLPDATDEAIRQLRLRYKLAAAAADTYFNAGFTVVLQDVMLGAMLQETVDLIQNTPLHVIVLCPSQEAVETREAARAKKGYGLWDVSELDRQLREETPRIGMWIDTTELSAEETVEQIWLRARGEARVKE
- a CDS encoding GNAT family N-acetyltransferase, whose amino-acid sequence is MIIREIEEKDNKQVEAVIRTCLIEFGANKPGTAWSDPNLGHFYHLYQSEGSKYWVVEDNDKIVAGCGIGPIHGWPAICELQKMYALKETRGTGVANDLLTVALDFAANHYEKCYLETLSNMVAANKFYKKHGFVQLEHPLNATEHYACDAWYMKTL
- a CDS encoding site-specific integrase, translating into MQVRKAIDEFLSYMQVERNVSVNTIRSYAYDLHVFESFLQKVHGNNRAAARV
- a CDS encoding tyrosine-type recombinase/integrase — protein: MVGIQAPKTDKKLPVYTKLVELQQLFRFLEADQRKFALRNHVMFKLLATTGMRRQELVDLTWEQIDLEWSAVRIYVKGNKERILPLHPMVLPLILKYRGQVEPYRLHPKDPVFTNYLGESLDPRGLHRIFKETLALAGLPPHRFTLHHLRHTFATLLLRSQNATSKVDIRSLQELLGHESLATTSIYTHVDLEQKKQAIESLRFDV